One stretch of Leadbetterella byssophila DSM 17132 DNA includes these proteins:
- the hisG gene encoding ATP phosphoribosyltransferase — translation MKNYLKIAVQKSGRLSEDSLNLFKECGIKVEMGKGRLRTVSSNFPAEFLFLRDDDIPGYVEDGVADLGIVGENVLVESAKQVEVVKTLGFSKCRLSIAVPKETSFSLPEDLHGKRIATSYPRILSEYLQKNHIHAHIHEISGSVEIAPSIGLADAICDIVSSGSTLLSNGLKELDSIFRSEAVMVAHSGLAEEKKAILERLLFRISSVQTAKDHKYVLLNAPNEKLDEITGILSGMKSPTVMPLAIPGWSSVHSVLKENDFWEKIESLKEAGAQGILVIPIEKMVV, via the coding sequence ATGAAAAATTATCTAAAAATTGCCGTCCAAAAGTCTGGAAGGCTAAGTGAAGATTCACTTAACTTGTTTAAAGAGTGTGGGATAAAAGTGGAAATGGGGAAAGGGCGGCTACGTACGGTTTCTTCAAATTTTCCGGCTGAATTTCTTTTCTTAAGAGATGATGATATCCCTGGTTATGTGGAAGATGGTGTAGCAGATTTAGGAATTGTAGGAGAAAACGTATTAGTGGAGTCAGCAAAGCAAGTAGAGGTAGTTAAGACTCTGGGGTTTTCTAAATGTAGATTATCTATTGCTGTGCCAAAGGAGACCAGTTTTTCTCTACCTGAAGACCTACACGGTAAGAGAATCGCTACTTCTTATCCTCGGATTCTTTCAGAATACCTGCAGAAAAATCACATACATGCACATATCCATGAGATCAGCGGCTCTGTTGAGATTGCACCATCCATAGGATTGGCAGATGCTATCTGTGATATAGTAAGTTCGGGAAGTACCTTACTGAGCAATGGTTTAAAAGAGCTGGATAGTATTTTTAGATCAGAAGCAGTGATGGTGGCACACTCCGGACTTGCAGAGGAGAAGAAAGCCATTTTGGAGCGCTTACTTTTCCGTATCTCATCTGTTCAAACAGCTAAAGATCATAAGTATGTTCTTTTAAATGCCCCAAATGAGAAATTGGACGAAATCACAGGGATTTTATCCGGAATGAAAAGTCCAACGGTTATGCCTTTGGCCATACCGGGCTGGAGTTCAGTTCACTCCGTATTAAAGGAAAATGATTTTTGGGAGAAGATTGAATCATTAAAAGAAGCCGGAGCTCAAGGTATCTTAGTGATTCCAATAGAAAAAATGGTGGTATAA
- the hisD gene encoding histidinol dehydrogenase: protein MEIFKYPNEEEIQRIIRRPVLDTAEIEKKVEPILLAVQKEGDYALRRFALEFDNVMMDDFSVSKETVEEAIQNLDPALKNAIDYAYENIKKFHEVQLKVEDPVETRPGVKCWRKSVGIEKVGIYIPGGTAPLFSTVLMLGIPAQLAGCKEVVLCSPASHPAIYYCAQKCGVTKIFKVGGAQAIAAMAFGTESIPQVSKIFGPGNQFVTAAKQAVTRYGIAIDMPAGPSEVAVLADETANPSFIAADLLSQAEHGVDSQVVLVTTSEAILAQVKAEVELQVSLLPRKDMADGALSHSRLVVVKDKEEAMSLSNRYAPEHLILAISDPLEWADKVLNAGSVFLGHYTPESCGDYASGTNHTLPTNGFAKAYSGVSVDSFVKKITFQEISREGLENIGPHVMQMAKAEALEAHSFAVQVRLEA, encoded by the coding sequence ATGGAGATTTTTAAATATCCGAACGAAGAAGAGATCCAAAGAATCATTCGTAGGCCGGTATTAGACACTGCAGAGATTGAAAAGAAAGTAGAGCCTATACTGCTAGCCGTCCAAAAGGAAGGAGATTATGCTTTAAGGAGGTTTGCTCTGGAGTTCGATAATGTGATGATGGATGATTTCTCCGTAAGTAAAGAGACGGTTGAAGAGGCCATTCAAAACTTGGATCCCGCACTTAAAAACGCTATCGATTATGCCTATGAGAATATCAAGAAATTCCATGAGGTACAATTGAAGGTGGAAGATCCGGTGGAAACTCGCCCGGGTGTGAAGTGTTGGAGGAAGTCAGTAGGCATAGAGAAAGTGGGAATCTATATTCCCGGTGGTACCGCCCCTCTCTTTTCCACTGTTTTAATGTTGGGTATTCCAGCTCAATTAGCCGGATGTAAAGAGGTAGTTTTATGTTCTCCTGCATCACATCCAGCCATTTATTATTGTGCGCAAAAATGTGGGGTGACAAAGATCTTCAAGGTAGGAGGGGCACAGGCCATTGCAGCCATGGCTTTTGGAACGGAAAGTATACCTCAGGTTTCTAAGATTTTTGGCCCAGGTAACCAATTCGTTACTGCAGCCAAACAAGCCGTTACTCGCTACGGAATAGCTATAGATATGCCTGCTGGGCCATCTGAAGTAGCTGTGCTGGCTGATGAAACCGCTAATCCAAGTTTTATAGCTGCAGACCTTTTGTCGCAAGCAGAGCACGGTGTAGATTCTCAGGTAGTGCTGGTTACTACTTCGGAAGCTATTCTGGCTCAAGTAAAGGCGGAGGTGGAACTACAAGTATCTTTACTCCCTCGTAAAGACATGGCAGATGGTGCTTTAAGCCACTCCCGACTAGTAGTAGTGAAGGACAAAGAAGAGGCTATGAGTCTCTCGAATAGATACGCTCCTGAACATTTGATCCTGGCAATAAGTGATCCATTAGAATGGGCAGATAAGGTGCTTAATGCGGGTTCAGTGTTTCTAGGTCATTATACTCCGGAATCTTGCGGAGATTATGCTTCAGGCACCAATCATACCTTGCCAACTAACGGTTTCGCCAAAGCCTATAGTGGGGTCTCTGTAGACAGTTTTGTAAAAAAGATTACTTTCCAGGAGATTAGCAGGGAAGGTTTAGAAAATATAGGACCGCACGTCATGCAAATGGCTAAAGCGGAGGCTCTGGAGGCCCATAGTTTTGCCGTGCAGGTTAGATTAGAAGCATAA
- a CDS encoding helix-turn-helix domain-containing protein yields the protein MPEFHNQLKTLGLREILPYAPFEAMEYHSYIKILLAPKGYHLQIDLQRFELDTATLFFINPHQHFKITNMSTEAAYLIYYNRDFYCIQIHDEEVACDGLLFNNVQNMPQISLQDDSIFQLFASIQEEFRLKDSSQEEMIRTYLKQILIKSVRIWKKQHLNAEILEDKQELEFFRRFTVLVENHYKEKHQVSAYAELMHVAPKTLAHKFKRLKLPSPSEVITERRILEAKRLLAHTPLSAKEIGYYLGYDDPAYFSRIFTQMTGFTTSAFRKKFQEK from the coding sequence ATGCCAGAATTTCACAACCAACTAAAGACTTTGGGACTGCGCGAAATCCTTCCATATGCACCTTTTGAGGCTATGGAATACCATTCCTACATTAAGATCCTGTTGGCACCAAAAGGTTACCATCTGCAGATAGATCTACAAAGATTTGAATTGGATACAGCTACCCTATTCTTCATCAATCCCCACCAGCATTTCAAGATCACCAATATGAGTACAGAGGCGGCCTATTTGATCTATTACAATAGGGATTTTTACTGTATCCAAATCCACGATGAAGAAGTGGCTTGTGACGGCCTGTTGTTTAATAATGTCCAAAACATGCCTCAAATAAGCCTGCAGGATGATAGCATCTTTCAATTATTCGCATCTATTCAAGAGGAGTTTCGTTTAAAAGATTCTTCTCAAGAAGAGATGATACGTACTTATTTGAAACAAATCCTGATCAAATCCGTACGAATATGGAAGAAACAGCACTTGAATGCTGAAATTTTGGAAGACAAACAAGAGTTAGAATTCTTTCGGAGATTTACAGTTTTGGTAGAAAACCATTATAAGGAAAAGCATCAGGTGAGTGCTTATGCTGAACTGATGCATGTAGCTCCTAAAACTTTGGCACACAAATTTAAGAGACTAAAACTTCCCTCACCATCTGAAGTCATAACGGAAAGAAGAATCTTGGAAGCCAAAAGGCTATTAGCCCACACTCCACTGAGTGCAAAGGAAATAGGATACTATCTGGGGTATGATGATCCGGCATATTTCAGCCGAATCTTCACCCAAATGACTGGTTTTACTACCTCTGCATTTCGCAAGAAATTTCAAGAGAAGTAA
- a CDS encoding OsmC family protein, producing MKRSAKAIWNGNLKEGKGQLSTQSQALSQTPYTFVSRFDEGKGTNPEELIAAAHAGCFTMKLNADLSAAGYLPTQIETTAEVTLIQGIISQSALSLNANVPGLTLEDFQNFALEAKANCPVSKVLNLEITLNIQSFNGINI from the coding sequence ATGAAAAGATCAGCAAAAGCCATTTGGAATGGCAACTTAAAAGAAGGTAAAGGACAATTAAGCACTCAAAGTCAGGCACTTTCTCAAACTCCCTACACTTTTGTCTCCCGATTTGATGAAGGAAAAGGTACAAATCCTGAGGAGCTGATTGCGGCTGCTCACGCAGGATGTTTTACCATGAAGTTAAATGCCGACTTAAGCGCAGCAGGATATCTTCCCACTCAAATCGAAACCACGGCTGAGGTAACTCTAATCCAAGGTATCATTTCACAATCGGCACTGAGCCTGAATGCGAATGTTCCCGGTTTAACTCTCGAAGATTTTCAAAATTTTGCGCTAGAGGCGAAAGCGAACTGCCCCGTATCCAAAGTTTTAAATCTAGAGATCACCTTGAATATCCAATCCTTCAATGGAATCAATATCTAA
- a CDS encoding thiolase family protein, with product MKNVYIVAAKRTPIGSFGGVLSSLSAPALGSIAVKGALSSINLPTEAVEELYFGSVVQSNLGQAPATQVVLGAGLSDKTPATLINKVCASGMKATMLGATAIASGQQSVIVSGGMENMSQIPFYLDKARYGYGYGNGTLIDGLAKDGLTDVYSQKAMGCFADATALKYELSRQAQDEYAIRSYQLAAENTSNGFFSKEITPVEIKDKKGQVTVINEDEEYKRVNFDKIPQLKPVFTPDGTVTAANASTINDGAAALILVDEEALKKYNLTPLAKIVSFADAAQDPAWFTTAPVLAAQKALKAANLQMNDIDFFEVNEAFAAVPMAFSKHFDLPSEKVNSRGGAVALGHPLGASGARILVTLLNVLQVENAQYGMAAICNGGGGASAMILERI from the coding sequence ATGAAAAACGTCTATATTGTAGCTGCTAAAAGAACACCTATTGGCAGCTTTGGAGGAGTATTGTCTTCTCTCAGTGCACCTGCCTTAGGCTCCATTGCTGTTAAAGGTGCTTTATCATCCATTAACCTTCCTACAGAAGCCGTTGAAGAACTTTATTTTGGTTCTGTAGTTCAATCCAATCTTGGTCAAGCTCCGGCCACACAGGTAGTTCTGGGCGCAGGATTGTCGGACAAAACGCCCGCTACCCTTATCAATAAGGTCTGCGCCTCCGGAATGAAAGCCACCATGCTAGGAGCTACCGCCATAGCCTCTGGACAGCAATCAGTTATAGTCAGCGGGGGTATGGAAAACATGTCGCAAATCCCTTTCTACTTAGATAAAGCCAGATATGGATACGGGTATGGGAATGGCACTCTGATTGACGGATTAGCCAAAGATGGATTAACCGATGTATATTCTCAAAAAGCTATGGGCTGTTTCGCAGACGCCACAGCTCTTAAATATGAACTGAGCCGACAAGCACAGGACGAGTATGCTATCCGTTCCTACCAACTCGCAGCGGAAAATACCAGTAACGGTTTCTTTTCCAAAGAGATTACACCGGTAGAAATAAAAGACAAAAAGGGGCAAGTCACAGTTATCAACGAGGACGAGGAGTACAAAAGAGTCAACTTCGACAAGATCCCACAGTTAAAACCGGTATTCACACCGGATGGCACCGTAACCGCAGCAAATGCCTCCACTATTAATGATGGTGCTGCAGCACTCATACTTGTAGATGAGGAAGCTTTAAAGAAATACAACCTAACTCCTTTAGCGAAAATAGTTTCATTTGCTGACGCAGCTCAGGATCCGGCTTGGTTTACTACAGCTCCCGTTTTAGCTGCTCAGAAAGCACTAAAAGCTGCCAACTTACAAATGAATGATATTGATTTCTTTGAAGTTAATGAGGCCTTCGCCGCAGTCCCCATGGCCTTCAGTAAGCATTTTGATTTACCTAGTGAAAAAGTCAACTCGAGAGGTGGAGCGGTAGCCCTTGGACATCCCCTAGGGGCTTCTGGTGCGCGTATCTTAGTCACTTTACTCAATGTATTGCAAGTTGAAAATGCGCAATATGGAATGGCTGCTATCTGTAATGGTGGCGGCGGAGCAAGTGCTATGATTCTAGAAAGAATTTAA
- a CDS encoding thioredoxin family protein, with amino-acid sequence MRRIGFIIFLLGSNLAFAQNSGIDFESTKWKEVVKRAKEENKLIFFDAYTTWCSPCHKLQNQVFPDKTLGEYYNRNFINVKYDMERGEGITLSRKYTIQVYPTLLFIDPRSEKVVNHAIGFKSVEQLLQLAEQAMSRTNW; translated from the coding sequence ATGAGAAGAATTGGTTTTATTATTTTCTTACTAGGCTCTAATTTGGCGTTTGCACAAAATAGTGGCATTGACTTTGAATCGACAAAGTGGAAGGAGGTAGTCAAGCGCGCAAAGGAGGAGAACAAATTGATCTTCTTTGATGCTTATACTACATGGTGTAGTCCGTGTCATAAACTGCAGAACCAGGTATTTCCGGATAAGACTCTAGGCGAATACTATAACAGGAACTTCATCAACGTAAAATATGATATGGAGCGCGGCGAGGGCATTACCCTTAGTCGGAAATACACCATTCAAGTTTACCCTACCCTCCTGTTTATTGATCCTAGAAGTGAAAAAGTAGTAAACCATGCCATAGGTTTTAAATCTGTGGAACAGCTCTTACAACTGGCCGAACAGGCTATGTCGAGAACCAACTGGTAA
- a CDS encoding inorganic pyrophosphatase, with the protein MKPVYKAHPWHGILIGKEAPEIVTTFIEIVPSDTIKYEIDKDSGYLKIDRPQKYSNIIPALYGFIPQTYCGNRVADLAKENGAAVTEGDGDPLDICVLSSHNITSGNIILQSRPIGGFCLLDKGEADDKIISVLVGDQIYGQYNDITELPRAVVERIKHYFLTYKNLPDEPQTCSIAFEYGKEHAHKVIRNSMEDYRDIIFKPF; encoded by the coding sequence ATGAAACCAGTATATAAAGCACATCCTTGGCACGGGATATTGATTGGAAAAGAGGCTCCTGAAATAGTGACCACATTTATTGAAATTGTACCATCTGATACCATCAAATACGAAATAGATAAAGATTCAGGATATTTAAAAATTGATCGTCCACAAAAATATTCCAATATAATACCCGCCTTATATGGATTTATTCCTCAGACCTATTGTGGAAATAGAGTAGCAGACCTAGCTAAGGAAAATGGAGCTGCAGTTACAGAGGGTGACGGAGATCCATTAGATATCTGTGTACTTTCAAGTCATAACATTACTAGTGGGAACATCATCCTTCAATCTCGTCCTATAGGTGGATTTTGCTTATTAGATAAAGGCGAAGCAGATGATAAGATTATTTCCGTTTTAGTTGGAGACCAAATCTACGGTCAGTACAATGACATCACTGAATTACCTAGGGCGGTAGTAGAGAGAATCAAGCATTACTTCTTGACTTATAAGAATCTTCCTGATGAACCTCAAACTTGTTCTATAGCCTTTGAATACGGCAAAGAACATGCTCATAAAGTTATTCGAAATTCTATGGAAGATTACAGAGACATTATCTTCAAACCGTTTTAA
- a CDS encoding heavy metal translocating P-type ATPase, protein METACCSTHEHKHEEGAIQLFIPAILSAVLLGLGLALDHIWKPTFFQGYSRMALYLLAYLPVGFPVLKNAVKSIQHGDFFSEFFLMGIATLGAIAIAEYPEAVAVMLFYAVGEAFQEMAVKKAKGNIKSLLDQRPDQVHILVNGQTQIKKAKDVNPGEIIRLKPGEKVALDGVLISESASFNTSALTGESIPDSKRKGEAVLAGMINLQQTAEMEVKALYADSKLSKILELVQNASSKKAPTELFIRKFAKIYTPVVVGLAILICLLPYFWVENYEFKEWLYRSLIFLVISCPCALVISIPLGYFGGIGAASKNGILIKGGNYLDLLAKVDQVVTDKTGTLTEGNFRVQSVRLKNPELLPLINALESYSTHPVASAIQNHVGKVDPSIILDKVEEIPGHGLKGVYEGKSIIVGNFKLLNKEGISYDDDPSQIPGTLIASAYDGKYLGYIQIADTIKKSSAKAVKLLQKEGVVVTMLSGDKENVVQEVAKELQIDKAYGGLLPEDKVNHVQEIKSKSGIVAFVGDGINDAPVVALSDIGIAMGGLGSDATIETADVVIQDDNPLKLPIAIKIGKMTKGIVWQNIGLAFGVKAIVLILGAGGVATMWEAVFADVGVAFLAILNAIRIQRKKSFI, encoded by the coding sequence ATGGAAACGGCATGCTGCTCTACACACGAGCATAAACACGAAGAAGGAGCGATTCAACTATTCATACCCGCCATTCTATCTGCGGTCCTACTAGGTTTGGGATTAGCTTTAGACCATATTTGGAAACCCACTTTTTTTCAAGGTTACTCAAGGATGGCCCTGTATTTATTAGCTTATTTACCAGTAGGATTTCCCGTTTTGAAGAATGCGGTGAAGAGCATTCAACATGGAGATTTCTTTTCTGAATTCTTTCTGATGGGAATAGCCACACTGGGTGCCATAGCCATTGCAGAATATCCGGAAGCAGTGGCAGTAATGCTATTCTATGCAGTAGGTGAAGCTTTTCAGGAAATGGCTGTAAAAAAAGCCAAAGGAAATATCAAGTCTTTATTGGATCAAAGGCCAGATCAGGTCCACATACTAGTTAATGGTCAAACTCAAATCAAAAAAGCTAAAGATGTAAATCCAGGAGAGATCATACGCTTAAAACCCGGTGAGAAGGTCGCCCTGGACGGAGTTTTAATTTCAGAATCTGCAAGCTTTAATACTTCCGCTTTAACTGGGGAAAGTATTCCGGACTCAAAAAGGAAGGGGGAAGCAGTATTAGCAGGCATGATTAATTTACAGCAAACTGCAGAAATGGAAGTCAAAGCACTGTACGCAGACAGTAAATTGAGTAAGATCCTAGAATTAGTCCAAAATGCCTCATCTAAAAAAGCTCCTACTGAACTTTTTATCCGGAAATTTGCCAAAATCTATACACCGGTAGTGGTAGGTTTAGCAATACTAATCTGTTTACTTCCCTACTTTTGGGTAGAAAACTATGAATTCAAAGAATGGCTCTATAGGTCTTTAATCTTTTTGGTTATCTCTTGTCCCTGTGCATTGGTTATATCCATTCCTCTTGGGTATTTTGGAGGTATAGGTGCAGCGAGTAAGAATGGGATTTTGATTAAAGGGGGAAATTATTTGGACCTTTTAGCTAAAGTAGATCAAGTGGTCACAGATAAAACCGGCACCCTTACAGAAGGGAATTTTAGGGTACAGTCGGTGCGCCTGAAAAATCCAGAACTCCTCCCACTAATCAATGCCCTGGAAAGTTACAGTACTCATCCCGTAGCTTCTGCAATACAAAATCATGTGGGAAAGGTAGACCCTAGCATAATACTGGACAAAGTGGAGGAAATTCCTGGACACGGGCTAAAAGGTGTCTATGAAGGCAAATCCATTATCGTAGGTAATTTCAAGTTGCTTAACAAAGAAGGTATCTCCTATGATGATGATCCAAGCCAAATTCCCGGAACTTTGATTGCGTCAGCCTATGATGGCAAATACCTAGGATATATACAAATAGCTGATACTATAAAGAAAAGCTCCGCCAAGGCGGTTAAACTGCTACAAAAAGAAGGCGTAGTTGTTACCATGTTAAGTGGCGACAAAGAAAATGTAGTCCAGGAGGTAGCTAAAGAGTTACAGATAGATAAAGCATACGGAGGCCTACTTCCGGAAGACAAGGTGAATCATGTTCAAGAGATCAAGAGCAAATCAGGTATAGTTGCATTTGTTGGAGACGGTATCAATGATGCTCCGGTAGTGGCTTTGAGTGATATAGGCATAGCCATGGGTGGGTTAGGAAGTGATGCTACTATAGAGACGGCAGACGTAGTCATTCAAGATGATAATCCCCTAAAGCTTCCCATTGCCATTAAGATAGGTAAAATGACCAAGGGTATTGTTTGGCAAAATATCGGACTGGCATTTGGGGTAAAGGCCATAGTACTCATTCTAGGGGCGGGTGGAGTGGCCACCATGTGGGAGGCCGTATTTGCAGATGTAGGTGTGGCATTTTTGGCAATCTTGAATGCCATCAGAATTCAGAGAAAAAAGAGTTTTATATAA
- a CDS encoding Fur family transcriptional regulator — protein sequence MNTETKLLNKNTKPTSMRILVYNFLSAQKAALSLSEIEQNFEHADRITIYRTLKTFEEKGIVHSIQENNTTRYKLCDDECSDEMHSDWHMHFYCRICKQTTCREDIPINIPTLGLLLEEVQMIGKGICENCLQTLQ from the coding sequence ATGAATACAGAAACGAAACTACTCAATAAAAACACCAAACCCACCAGTATGAGGATTTTGGTGTACAACTTTCTAAGTGCTCAAAAAGCCGCATTGTCCTTATCGGAAATCGAGCAAAACTTTGAGCACGCAGATAGAATTACCATTTATAGGACATTAAAAACTTTTGAAGAAAAGGGCATTGTGCATAGTATCCAAGAAAACAATACTACCAGGTACAAACTATGTGACGATGAGTGTTCGGATGAGATGCATAGTGACTGGCATATGCATTTCTATTGTAGAATTTGCAAACAAACCACTTGCAGAGAGGATATACCTATAAACATACCTACTTTAGGACTACTATTAGAAGAAGTCCAAATGATAGGGAAAGGTATCTGCGAGAACTGCCTTCAAACTTTGCAATAG
- a CDS encoding efflux RND transporter periplasmic adaptor subunit — protein MKRLVILLLLSACQKPEVKETEEVHEAFEARLTDTQLATAKVEYGKIEEKNLTSSLRLNGVLRVPNTHKGSISALYGGVVKTLLIEMGDPVKKGQIIAYIEHPDLIKLQEEYLMSSARLEQTEEEFKRQLQLVEGQAGAVKTLQASKSEYLAAKAKFQSLEAQINLLGLSGVKEGKMYASLPVRSPIHGTISTIYAKMGEFLNVAAPLADVVDNNALHLDLQVFEKDLHKMKIGQKVRFTLTNLPTEAYDAEVFSIGSSFENDSKTIAVHCKVTGPVKGLIDGMNVSARVETSTDNQKAVLNDAIVEAEGKTFIIIEEEKGVFERVEVIKGVTDLGYTAVMPVKDLAEKTRIVTKGAYFVHAAMVKSEGHTH, from the coding sequence ATGAAAAGATTAGTGATCCTATTACTTCTTTCCGCATGCCAGAAGCCGGAAGTGAAAGAAACAGAAGAGGTACACGAAGCATTTGAAGCCAGACTGACAGATACCCAATTAGCCACTGCTAAGGTAGAATATGGTAAGATTGAAGAAAAAAACCTCACTTCCAGTCTACGCTTAAATGGGGTATTACGTGTACCTAATACCCACAAGGGTAGTATCTCAGCCTTATATGGAGGGGTAGTCAAGACACTGCTCATCGAAATGGGGGATCCTGTTAAAAAAGGCCAAATTATAGCCTACATAGAACATCCCGATTTAATTAAGCTTCAGGAGGAATACTTGATGTCCTCTGCCAGACTAGAACAAACAGAGGAAGAATTCAAACGCCAATTGCAATTAGTGGAAGGACAGGCTGGTGCGGTAAAAACACTGCAAGCATCCAAGAGTGAATACCTCGCCGCTAAAGCTAAATTCCAATCTTTGGAAGCACAAATAAACCTTTTGGGGCTTAGTGGTGTAAAAGAGGGAAAGATGTATGCCTCCCTACCAGTAAGAAGCCCCATCCATGGAACCATAAGCACCATTTATGCTAAAATGGGGGAGTTCTTAAATGTAGCAGCTCCCTTAGCTGATGTGGTAGATAACAATGCACTTCACTTAGACCTACAAGTTTTCGAAAAAGATCTCCATAAAATGAAAATCGGACAAAAGGTGAGGTTCACTTTGACAAATTTGCCCACAGAAGCCTATGATGCGGAAGTTTTTTCCATAGGTTCAAGTTTCGAGAATGATAGCAAAACCATAGCAGTACACTGCAAGGTTACCGGTCCTGTTAAAGGCTTGATTGATGGAATGAACGTGTCAGCCCGAGTGGAAACCAGTACAGATAACCAAAAAGCAGTACTTAATGATGCCATCGTGGAAGCAGAAGGAAAAACCTTTATAATCATCGAAGAAGAAAAAGGAGTTTTTGAAAGAGTGGAAGTGATAAAAGGAGTGACAGATCTGGGTTATACAGCTGTAATGCCGGTCAAAGACCTTGCAGAAAAAACCAGAATTGTAACCAAAGGGGCATACTTTGTACACGCGGCTATGGTTAAATCAGAAGGTCATACCCATTAA